One Phaseolus vulgaris cultivar G19833 chromosome 11, P. vulgaris v2.0, whole genome shotgun sequence genomic window carries:
- the LOC137821398 gene encoding D-xylose-proton symporter-like 3, chloroplastic isoform X1, which translates to MASTTLSNFGLSLFNPLHHQRKKRPKSLLSSSRTNPRLVSSINDHLALTRVTHPLLQSHSTPKRRFHVGVQREYSDGEGSESLVSDATYQEEFSWSSVILPFLFPALGGLLFGYDIGATSGATISLQSADLSGITWFNLSAIQLGLVVSGSLYGALLGSLLAYGIADFLGRKRQLIAAALLYIFGGVVTANAPELGVLLAGRLLYGLGIGLAMHGAPLYIAETCPSQIRGTLVSLKELFIVLGILLGYFVGSFLIDSVGGWRFMYGFSAPVAVLMGLGMWTLPPSPRWLLLRAVQGKGSFQDLKEKAIISLSKLRGRPPGDKESERQIEDTLLSLKSAYGQQESEGNFLEVFQGPNLKAFIIGGGLVLFQQITGQPSVLYYAGQILQSAGFSAASDATKVSVVIGFFKLLMTWVAVLKVDDLGRRPLLIGGVSGIALSLVLLSAYYKFLGGFPFVAVGALLLYVGCYQISFGPISWLMVSEIFPIRTRGKGISLAVLTNFASNAVVTFAFSPLKELLGAENLFLLFGAIAILSLLFVIFSVPETKGLSLEDIESKILK; encoded by the exons ATGGCGTCAACTACTCTCTCCAACTTCGGACTCTCCCTGTTCAACCCACTGCACCATCAACGGAAAAAGAGGCCAAAATCTCTCCTCTCATCTTCTCGCACCAATCCACGCCTTGTTTCTTCCATTAATGATCATTTGGCCCTCACACGTGTCACACATCCGCTTCTCCAGTCTCATTCTACTCCCAAGCGCAGATTCCAC GTTGGAGTGCAGAGAGAGTATTCTGATGGGGAAGGCTCTGAGTCGCTTGTTTCTGACGCAACATACCAAGAGGAATTCTCTTGGTCTTCTGTAATTCTTCC GTTTCTGTTCCCTGCATTGGGTGGCTTATTATTTGGTTATGATATTGGTGCCACCTCGGGCGCTACAATCTCACTGCAG TCAGCCGACCTTAGCGGAATAACATGGTTCAATCTTTCTGCCATTCAGCTTGGACTAGTG GTTAGTGGTTCCCTATACGGGGCTCTTCTTGGTTCACTTCTTGCGTATGGCATAGCTGATTTCCTTG GGAGGAAGCGACAACTCATTGCTGCAGCACTGTTGTATATATTTGGTGGTGTGGTTACTGCCAATGCACCAGAACTTGGTGTTCTCTTAGCAGGAAGGCTGCTTTATGGACTTGGTATAGGTTTG GCCATGCATGGGGCTCCTTTGTATATTGCAGAGACTTGTCCATCACAAATCCGTGGTACCCTAGTATCATTAAAAGAACTCTTCATTGTCCTGGGGATTCTG TTGGGTTATTTTGTAGGAAGCTTTCTGATTGATTCAGTTGGGGGATGGCGGTTCATGTATGGATTTAGTGCTCCAGTTGCTGTTTTAATGGGGCTTGGAATGTGGACTCTCCCCCCTTCTCCACGTTGGTTGCTTCTCAGAGCAGTGCAAGGAAAAGGttcttttcaagatttgaaGGAAAAGGCCATTATTTCCCTGAGCAAACTAAGGGGTCGACCACCTGGTGACAAAGAATCTGAGAGGCAAATAGAAGATACCCTTCTCTCATTGAAGTCTGCCTATGGACAACAGGAATCAGAGGGGAATTTCTTAGAGGTGTTTCAGGGTCCCAATCTGAAAGCTTTCATAATTGGTGGAGGACTAGTCTTATTTCAGCAG ATAACAGGTCAACCAAGTGTTCTGTATTATGCAGGCCAAATTCTTCAG AGTGCTGGATTTTCTGCTGCATCTGATGCTACAAAAGTTTCAGTTGTTATTGGCTTTTTCAAG TTACTAATGACTTGGGTTGCTGTCCTAAAAGTTGATGATTTGGGGAGAAGGCCTCTGCTGATTGGAGGTGTCAGTGGCATT GCACTCTCTTTAGTTCTCCTTTCTGCTTATTATAAATTTCTTGGAGGGTTCCCATTTGTTGCTGTTGGAGCTTTACTTCTTTATGTTGGTTGCTACCAG ATATCATTTGGGCCGATAAGTTGGTTAATGGTATCAGAGATCTTCCCAATTCGCACTAGAGGAAAGGGGATTAGTCTGGCTGTTCTTACCAACTTTGCTTCAAATGCTGTAGTCACTTTTGCATTCTCTCCATTAAAG GAGCTTCTAGGAGCAGAAAATCTTTTTCTCCTTTTTGGGGCTATTGCTATTCTATCACTTCTGTTCGTTATCTTTTCTGTCCCCGAGACAAAAGGCTTGAGTTTAGAAGATATAGAAtccaaaatcttgaaatga
- the LOC137821398 gene encoding D-xylose-proton symporter-like 3, chloroplastic isoform X2, producing MFLFPALGGLLFGYDIGATSGATISLQSADLSGITWFNLSAIQLGLVVSGSLYGALLGSLLAYGIADFLGRKRQLIAAALLYIFGGVVTANAPELGVLLAGRLLYGLGIGLAMHGAPLYIAETCPSQIRGTLVSLKELFIVLGILLGYFVGSFLIDSVGGWRFMYGFSAPVAVLMGLGMWTLPPSPRWLLLRAVQGKGSFQDLKEKAIISLSKLRGRPPGDKESERQIEDTLLSLKSAYGQQESEGNFLEVFQGPNLKAFIIGGGLVLFQQITGQPSVLYYAGQILQSAGFSAASDATKVSVVIGFFKLLMTWVAVLKVDDLGRRPLLIGGVSGIALSLVLLSAYYKFLGGFPFVAVGALLLYVGCYQISFGPISWLMVSEIFPIRTRGKGISLAVLTNFASNAVVTFAFSPLKELLGAENLFLLFGAIAILSLLFVIFSVPETKGLSLEDIESKILK from the exons AT GTTTCTGTTCCCTGCATTGGGTGGCTTATTATTTGGTTATGATATTGGTGCCACCTCGGGCGCTACAATCTCACTGCAG TCAGCCGACCTTAGCGGAATAACATGGTTCAATCTTTCTGCCATTCAGCTTGGACTAGTG GTTAGTGGTTCCCTATACGGGGCTCTTCTTGGTTCACTTCTTGCGTATGGCATAGCTGATTTCCTTG GGAGGAAGCGACAACTCATTGCTGCAGCACTGTTGTATATATTTGGTGGTGTGGTTACTGCCAATGCACCAGAACTTGGTGTTCTCTTAGCAGGAAGGCTGCTTTATGGACTTGGTATAGGTTTG GCCATGCATGGGGCTCCTTTGTATATTGCAGAGACTTGTCCATCACAAATCCGTGGTACCCTAGTATCATTAAAAGAACTCTTCATTGTCCTGGGGATTCTG TTGGGTTATTTTGTAGGAAGCTTTCTGATTGATTCAGTTGGGGGATGGCGGTTCATGTATGGATTTAGTGCTCCAGTTGCTGTTTTAATGGGGCTTGGAATGTGGACTCTCCCCCCTTCTCCACGTTGGTTGCTTCTCAGAGCAGTGCAAGGAAAAGGttcttttcaagatttgaaGGAAAAGGCCATTATTTCCCTGAGCAAACTAAGGGGTCGACCACCTGGTGACAAAGAATCTGAGAGGCAAATAGAAGATACCCTTCTCTCATTGAAGTCTGCCTATGGACAACAGGAATCAGAGGGGAATTTCTTAGAGGTGTTTCAGGGTCCCAATCTGAAAGCTTTCATAATTGGTGGAGGACTAGTCTTATTTCAGCAG ATAACAGGTCAACCAAGTGTTCTGTATTATGCAGGCCAAATTCTTCAG AGTGCTGGATTTTCTGCTGCATCTGATGCTACAAAAGTTTCAGTTGTTATTGGCTTTTTCAAG TTACTAATGACTTGGGTTGCTGTCCTAAAAGTTGATGATTTGGGGAGAAGGCCTCTGCTGATTGGAGGTGTCAGTGGCATT GCACTCTCTTTAGTTCTCCTTTCTGCTTATTATAAATTTCTTGGAGGGTTCCCATTTGTTGCTGTTGGAGCTTTACTTCTTTATGTTGGTTGCTACCAG ATATCATTTGGGCCGATAAGTTGGTTAATGGTATCAGAGATCTTCCCAATTCGCACTAGAGGAAAGGGGATTAGTCTGGCTGTTCTTACCAACTTTGCTTCAAATGCTGTAGTCACTTTTGCATTCTCTCCATTAAAG GAGCTTCTAGGAGCAGAAAATCTTTTTCTCCTTTTTGGGGCTATTGCTATTCTATCACTTCTGTTCGTTATCTTTTCTGTCCCCGAGACAAAAGGCTTGAGTTTAGAAGATATAGAAtccaaaatcttgaaatga
- the LOC137827592 gene encoding flocculation protein FLO11-like has protein sequence MAQLERPQRQVETTKAPPTIHTMEQLLRGESSKSSRQSPTSPSSNLSSPNSPFFQRLRSHDSEDDHSQNQKKSVLTKVKEKAKKLRHSLSKKKHEDGSLSSPSSATAAEADAVEEDAEFLGAPMYESEKAPIGYKANAKPLISPRANYVIPEKHVISSSDKHVVEQDHEKSLTRSLSKRTTQPAATIATTTSYATPASNININTRRNTSTPSGPIKTTTETVAPKLSAVQVEKPDAAHVTSKFQGLTVSKPSELHDHPSSSSSPLSSSSLPTSTVAPKTIRNTSLSYSAPRTPPVRVTSQFPTTTPRTTSAPVTPAPSPATPLSAKSTSPTAQIWDKGVSMKEYLLTKLEPGEDEKALSQVISEAMSPRRTPGDAGVMEKVREAVTSLLRTEQPAKYADETTAATTTSTARMSPQSPVSTNASRASSQMPSSSNASRASSQMPASTGVSRTLSQIPVSYNAQQEYTVAQEENHGRILQTN, from the exons ATGGCTCAACTCGAACGCCCTCAGAGACAGGTTGAAACTACAAAAGCTCCACCTACCATCCACACCATGGAACAACTCCTCCGAG GGGAGTCCTCCAAGTCTAGTAGGCAGTCACCAACCTCCCCCTCCTCCAACTTGTCTTCCCCAAACTCCCCTTTCTTCCAAAGGTTGAGGTCTCATGACTCAGAAGACGACCATTCCCAGAATCAGAAGAAATCAGTTCTCACCAAAGTCAAGGAGAAGGCCAAAAAGCTACGCCACAGCCTCAGCAAGAAAAAGCATGAGGACGGGAGCCTCAGTAGTCCCTCATCTGCTACTGCCGCAGAAGCTGATGCAGTAGAAGAAGATGCTGAATTTCTCGGAGCTCCTA TGTACGAATCAGAGAAGGCACCTATAGGGTACAAAGCAAATGCAAAGCCGCTTATAAGTCCAAGAGCAAATTATGTGATCCCTGAGAAGCATGTTATATCAAGCAGTGACAAACATGTAGTCGAACAAGATCATGAAAAGTCACTAACCCGTTCCTTATCCAAGAGAACAACACAACCTGCAGCAACAATAGCAACCACCACTTCATATGCCACCCCTGcttctaatattaatattaacactAGAAGAAATACTAGTACTCCTTCCGGTCCAATCAAGACAACCACTGAAACAGTAGCCCCTAAACTGTCAGCAGTTCAAGTTGAAAAACCAGATGCCGCCCATGTAACCTCCAAATTTCAAGGTCTTACTGTGTCCAAACCCTCAGAGCTTCATGATCAtccttcttcatcatcatcaccattatcatcatcatcattaccAACATCAACAGTTGCACCAAAAACAATTCGCAACACTTCTTTGTCCTATTCTGCTCCTCGTACTCCCCCTGTAAGAGTAACTTCCCAGTTTCCTACAACCACTCCGCGAACTACATCAGCTCCAGTGACTCCAGCACCATCACCTGCTACCCCACTGAGTGCGAAGAGCACAAGCCCCACCGCGCAGATATGGGATAAGGGTGTGTCCATGAAAGAGTACTTGTTGACCAAATTGGAGCCGGGGGAAGATGAGAAGGCGCTGTCTCAGGTGATATCTGAAGCAATGAGTCCTAGGAGAACTCCTGGTGATGCAGGCGTGATGGAGAAGGTGAGAGAAGCTGTCACTTCTTTGCTCCGAACTGAGCAGCCTGCAAAATATGCAGACGAAACTACTGCGGCTACTACTACCAGTACTGCTCGTATGTCACCTCAAAGCCCAGTATCTACCAACGCTTCTCGCGCTTCTTCTCAAATGCCATCATCTTCCAATGCTTCTCGTGCTTCGTCTCAAATGCCAGCATCTACCGGTGTTTCTCGCACTTTATCTCAAATCCCTGTATCTTACAACGCCCAGCAAG AGTATACAGTGGCCCAGGAAGAAAACCATGGCCGAATTCTTCAGACAAATTGA
- the LOC137830596 gene encoding pentatricopeptide repeat-containing protein At5g59600 — MHGLLRSPTLLRITTTNGIINSRFFGSEHQRFAELIDVYARDRALHLGKKLHASLITKGFSRFNVIASNLVAFYVSCGQLSHARKLFDKIPTTNVRRWIALIGTCARCGFCNLALAVFAEMQAVQGLTPNYVFVIPSVLKACGHVGDRITGEKMHGLILKCSFELDSFVSSALIVMYSKCAKVEDARKVFDGMVVKDTVSLNAVVTGYVQQGAANEALSLVESMKLMGLKSNVVTWNSLISGFSQKGDQGMVSEIFRSMIADGLEPDVVSWTSVISGLVQNFRNNEAFDAFKQMLSHGFCPTSATISTLLPACATAARVKIGREIHGYALVTGVEGDIYVRSALVDMYAKCGFISEAKNLFSRMAEKNTVTWNSIIFGFANHGYCKEAIELFNQMEKEGVAKLGHLTFTAALTACSHVGDIELGQSLFKTMHEKHGIEPRLEHYACMVDLLGRAGKLDEAYCMIKTMPIEPDLFVWGALLAGCRNHGHVELAEVAALHLKELEPESAANRLLLSSLYADAGKWGKAEKIKKRMKKGKLRKLQGLSWINNL, encoded by the coding sequence ATGCATGGTCTCCTCAGAAGCCCAACATTGCTCAGGATTACCACCACAAATGGCATCATCAACAGTCGTTTTTTTGGATCAGAACACCAAAGATTTGCTGAACTCATTGATGTATACGCTCGCGATCGAGCGTTGCACCTTGGCAAGAAGCTTCACGCGAGCTTAATCACCAAAGGTTTCTCTCGTTTCAACGTAATTGCTTCTAACCTCGTAGCCTTCTATGTGTCCTGTGGCCAACTCTCCCACGCGCGAAAACTGTTCGACAAAATTCCCACAACAAATGTTCGCCGCTGGATCGCCCTCATTGGCACGTGCGCTCGCTGCGGCTTCTGCAATCTCGCGCTCGCAGTGTTCGCTGAGATGCAAGCCGTTCAAGGGCTTACACCAAACTATGTATTCGTCATCCCCAGCGTTCTCAAAGCTTGCGGTCATGTTGGGGATCGAATCACGGGAGAGAAAATGCATGGCTTGATTTTGAAGTGTTCGTTCGAACTTGATTCTTTTGTGTCCAGTGCTTTGATCGTTATGTACTCAAAGTGTGCGAAAGTTGAGGACGCGCGCAAGGTGTTTGATGGGATGGTTGTGAAAGACACGGTGTCTCTAAATGCTGTTGTTACTGGGTATGTTCAACAGGGTGCTGCAAATGAGGCACTGAGTTTGGTGGAAAGTATGAAGTTGATGGGTTTGAAGTCAAATGTGGTGACTTGGAACTCTTTGATATCTGGGTTTTCACAGAAGGGTGACCAAGGAATGGTGTCTGAGATTTTTAGGTCGATGATTGCAGATGGGTTGGAGCCTGATGTGGTATCATGGACTTCTGTTATATCTGGTTTGGTGCAGAACTTTCGGAATAACGAGGCATTTGATGCGTTTAAGCAAATGTTGAGTCACGGGTTCTGCCCAACTTCAGCCACTATAAGCACCCTTTTGCCTGCTTGTGCTACTGCAGCAAGAGTTAAAATTGGGAGAGAGATTCATGGCTACGCTCTGGTAACTGGGGTGGAGGGAGATATATATGTAAGGAGTGCTCTTGTTGACATGTATGCAAAATGTGGGTTCATTTCTGAAGCAAAGAATTTGTTTAGTAGGATGGCTGAGAAGAACACCGTTACTTGGAACTCCATCATTTTTGGTTTTGCGAATCATGGGTATTGCAAGGAAGCCATTGAGCTCTTCAATCAGATGGAGAAGGAAGGGGTAGCCAAGTTGGGTCATTTAACTTTCACGGCAGCCCTCACTGCATGCAGTCATGTTGGAGACATTGAACTTGGACAGAGCCTGTTCAAGACTATGCATGAAAAACACGGTATTGAGCCACGGTTGGAGCATTATGCGTGCATGGTGGATCTTCTTGGTCGAGCAGGGAAACTCGATGAAGCTTATTGCATGATAAAGACAATGCCTATTGAACCTGATTTGTTTGTGTGGGGTGCATTACTAGCTGGATGTAGAAATCACGGGCATGTGGAGCTTGCGGAGGTGGCTGCTCTGCATTTGAAGGAATTAGAGCCCGAGAGTGCTGCAAACCGTCTTCTGTTGTCTAGCCTATATGCTGATGCAGGCAAATGGGGAAAGGCTGAGAAGATCaagaaaaggatgaagaagGGAAAACTCAGAAAACTTCAAGGTTTGAGTtggataaataatttataa
- the LOC137829029 gene encoding transcription factor PCL1-like: MGEEVKTSEYDEERVMEWEVGLPTANDLTPLSQPLIPPELANAFSISPEPHRTTLDVNRASRNTLSTIRGGGSVHQAFSSSNNHHHEEEEEDEDEDTDRDGSGSDSRKHRKIECVAEEADSAVRTENSAERTAVKRPRLVWTPQLHKRFVDVVAHLGIKNAVPKTIMQLMNVEGLTRENVASHLQKYRLYLKRMQGLSNEGPSSSDQLFASTPVPQSLHDSAPPSAHSHGHSHGHASAHLPVPMMSMPYPPPMMSMPVLGMPHAHGHMGITMPTSSATSAYHPYNMLHQRDWTHLAPSDK, from the coding sequence ATGGGCGAAGAGGTGAAGACGAGCGAGTACGACGAAGAGCGCGTAATGGAGTGGGAGGTGGGTCTCCCCACTGCCAACGATCTCACCCCTCTCTCTCAGCCGCTGATTCCGCCGGAGCTTGCCAACGCCTTCAGCATATCGCCGGAGCCCCACCGCACCACCCTAGACGTCAACCGCGCCTCGCGCAACACGCTCTCTACGATCCGCGGCGGCGGGAGTGTGCACCAGGCCTTCTCCTCCTCCAACAATCACCaccacgaggaggaggaggaggacgAGGACGAGGACACCGATCGCGACGGCTCGGGGTCCGATTCCCGGAAGCATCGGAAGATCGAGTGCGTGGCGGAGGAGGCGGACTCGGCTGTGCGGACTGAGAACTCGGCGGAGCGGACGGCGGTGAAGCGGCCGCGGCTGGTGTGGACCCCGCAGCTGCACAAGCGGTTCGTGGACGTGGTGGCGCACCTTGGGATCAAGAACGCGGTGCCGAAGACGATTATGCAGTTGATGAACGTGGAAGGGTTGACCCGGGAGAATGTGGCGAGCCATCTTCAGAAGTATCGGCTTTACCTGAAGCGGATGCAGGGTCTCTCCAACGAAGGTCCTTCTTCATCGGATCAGTTATTTGCTTCCACACCTGTGCCTCAGAGTTTGCACGACTCAGCTCCTCCCAGTGCCCATTCCCATGGTCACTCCCATGGCCATGCCAGTGCTCATCTCCCTGTTCCCATGATGTCCATGCCCTATCCCCCTCCCATGATGTCCATGCCTGTCCTCGGCATGCCCCATGCCCATGGTCACATGGGCATCACTATGCCTACTTCTTCCGCCACCTCAGCTTACCATCCTTACAACATGCTGCACCAAAGGGATTGGACTCACCTTGCTCCCAGTGATAAATGA